The following proteins are encoded in a genomic region of Spirosoma sp. SC4-14:
- a CDS encoding TonB-dependent receptor: MKNKRQLREQVLKIMQISLLQFVLAIVFAGVSLAHDSNGQELLDRRINLTCTNQTVERVLEQIEKTAQVRFLYSSELIRADRRVSFSIHNQPLSMVLDNLLKPLQINYEVASQQIILKRATPASSEAKSPNVERAALTVSGKVTSDAGEALPGVSVVIKGTTTGTVTDVNGNFTLNVPTDNTTLVFSFVGFQTQEVPVNGRSTLTITLATDVQALSEVVVVGYGTQRRQELTTAVTSVGSKAIERQPVAGFDQALQGQAPGIQVTSPTGAPGAGINVRIRGNNSVSLTNSPLYVIDGVPVLPTYDRELGVGNQRPNPLNTLNPSDIESIDVLKDGAAAAIYGLRASNGVVVITTKRGKTGKAQVNFSAYYGVQQLRKKIPLLNSRQFAEYYNDAQLAAGNQPAFTNLDSLPYNTDWQDAIYRQAAIHNYQISLSGGTDKTKYYVSGGYFKQDGISLNSGFDRYSFKLNLDQQMSTRFRLGASLNMSRTNTNGSVRSELGAGNSGTVLGALAQIPTIPIRNADGTYSINPFQQFDNPVGNLLETHNNAVIYQMIGNAYGELDILKNLTFKSSLGLDFRSQLENEFISRNYPGMQNASPSTRGSARTGTNQQVVWLWENTFTYDPTIGDKHNLTLLAGQSVQASDRFTSGASVTGFPSNAVPYLSAGTQFTRPSSYQDQWGLFSLFARAIYNYDERYLATLSLRADGSSRFAPGNRFGYFPAVSLGWRVSREPFFPQNAAINDLKVRASFGANGNQEIGAYDRFSTYSSGYNYASASGISGGIAPSRIGNNQLSWETTYQYNAGIDAGFFKDRLTVTLDAYLKQTKNLLTSVPLPYNAGAQTPQTVQNIGTVQNKGFEIGLNSTNIQSEGNGLTWSSNLNFSLNRNKVVDIGTLRNDQGQEVDRTIIGSYTITQKGAPLGAFYGYVVQGIFQTADEIASAATQPGQPKPGDIRFKDLNGDGKIDASDRTIIGNPNPKFIAGFTNNFSYKGFELSLFFQGSFGNDIYNQNRVTIEGMSDPLNQTTAVLNRWTPTNTNTNMPRAVRYDPNQNNRFSTRFVEDGTYVRLKNLTVAYNLPGKFLQKAKISGIRVYVTGQNLLTFTNYSGYDPEVSADPFSSVGFGRDYGVYPQARTYTAGLNVTF, from the coding sequence ATGAAAAACAAACGACAGTTGCGTGAGCAAGTCTTAAAAATCATGCAAATTAGTCTACTACAGTTTGTTCTGGCCATCGTGTTTGCTGGTGTTTCGCTGGCCCACGACAGCAACGGTCAGGAACTTCTCGACAGACGGATTAATCTTACCTGCACCAACCAGACGGTTGAACGTGTGCTGGAACAAATTGAAAAAACGGCCCAGGTTCGTTTTCTATATAGTTCAGAACTGATCCGTGCCGATCGTCGGGTTAGCTTTTCGATCCACAACCAGCCCTTGTCGATGGTACTCGATAATCTGTTGAAGCCACTTCAGATCAATTACGAAGTAGCCAGTCAGCAGATTATTCTAAAACGGGCTACACCCGCCAGTTCGGAAGCAAAAAGCCCAAACGTCGAACGGGCCGCCCTCACCGTATCCGGCAAGGTAACCAGTGATGCGGGAGAAGCGCTGCCCGGCGTAAGCGTTGTGATTAAAGGCACCACAACAGGCACGGTAACGGATGTGAACGGTAACTTTACGTTGAACGTCCCAACCGATAATACCACACTGGTTTTTAGCTTTGTAGGCTTTCAGACCCAGGAAGTTCCTGTAAATGGCCGGTCGACGTTAACCATAACCCTGGCAACGGATGTACAGGCACTCTCGGAGGTCGTTGTAGTCGGTTATGGTACACAGCGTCGGCAGGAGTTAACGACAGCCGTTACGTCGGTGGGTAGCAAAGCCATCGAACGCCAGCCCGTTGCGGGTTTCGATCAGGCACTCCAGGGCCAGGCGCCGGGTATCCAGGTTACGTCGCCTACCGGTGCCCCAGGTGCCGGAATCAACGTTCGGATTCGGGGTAACAACTCGGTCAGCCTCACCAACTCCCCCCTGTATGTGATCGACGGTGTGCCCGTTCTGCCTACCTACGACCGTGAATTAGGCGTTGGTAATCAGCGTCCTAATCCGCTAAATACGCTAAACCCAAGCGATATTGAATCGATCGACGTTCTCAAAGACGGAGCCGCTGCTGCTATTTACGGGTTGCGGGCTTCCAACGGCGTTGTGGTGATTACAACCAAACGCGGTAAAACCGGCAAAGCTCAGGTTAATTTCAGTGCATATTATGGCGTTCAGCAATTGCGCAAAAAAATTCCGCTGCTAAACTCCCGCCAGTTTGCCGAATATTATAACGATGCGCAGCTTGCGGCAGGCAACCAGCCCGCCTTTACGAACCTCGACTCGTTGCCCTACAACACCGACTGGCAGGATGCCATTTATCGGCAGGCTGCAATTCATAACTACCAGATCAGCCTGAGTGGTGGTACCGACAAAACTAAATACTATGTGTCGGGTGGCTACTTCAAGCAGGACGGTATTTCACTGAACTCGGGCTTCGATCGCTACAGTTTCAAACTGAATCTGGATCAGCAAATGAGCACCCGTTTCCGGCTGGGAGCCAGCCTGAACATGAGCCGTACGAATACCAACGGTAGTGTTCGTTCTGAGCTGGGTGCGGGCAACTCGGGAACAGTGCTGGGCGCACTGGCTCAGATTCCGACCATTCCGATCCGAAATGCCGATGGCACATATAGCATCAACCCATTCCAGCAGTTCGACAACCCGGTAGGGAACCTGCTCGAAACCCACAACAATGCTGTCATTTATCAGATGATTGGCAATGCCTATGGAGAGCTTGACATTCTGAAAAACCTGACCTTCAAGAGTTCGCTGGGTCTGGATTTCCGGTCGCAGCTCGAAAACGAGTTCATCTCGCGCAACTATCCGGGAATGCAGAATGCCAGCCCGTCGACTCGTGGCAGTGCCCGCACAGGTACGAACCAGCAAGTGGTCTGGCTGTGGGAAAATACCTTTACCTACGACCCAACTATTGGCGACAAACATAACCTGACGTTGCTGGCGGGTCAGTCGGTACAAGCCTCCGACCGATTCACGTCGGGCGCTTCCGTAACGGGTTTCCCATCGAATGCCGTACCTTATCTGTCGGCCGGTACGCAGTTTACACGTCCATCGAGCTATCAGGATCAGTGGGGTTTGTTCAGTTTATTTGCCCGGGCTATTTATAACTACGACGAACGCTATCTGGCTACGCTGAGCTTACGGGCCGACGGATCGAGCCGGTTTGCACCGGGTAATCGCTTTGGCTATTTCCCAGCGGTATCGTTGGGCTGGCGAGTATCCAGAGAACCCTTTTTCCCACAAAATGCCGCCATCAACGACCTGAAAGTACGGGCCAGCTTTGGCGCCAACGGGAATCAGGAAATTGGCGCCTACGATCGGTTCAGCACCTATAGCTCGGGGTATAACTATGCCAGTGCCAGCGGCATTTCGGGCGGTATTGCTCCCAGCCGAATCGGCAATAACCAGTTGAGTTGGGAAACCACTTACCAATACAATGCGGGTATCGATGCGGGTTTCTTCAAAGATCGGCTGACGGTTACGCTCGATGCCTATCTGAAACAGACCAAAAACCTGCTCACCAGCGTACCGCTCCCCTACAACGCCGGAGCGCAGACACCACAAACCGTTCAGAATATTGGTACTGTTCAGAACAAAGGATTCGAAATTGGTCTGAACAGCACCAACATCCAGAGCGAAGGCAATGGCCTTACGTGGTCGAGCAATCTCAACTTTTCGCTGAACCGCAACAAAGTGGTCGACATCGGTACGCTTCGGAACGATCAGGGACAGGAAGTTGACCGAACCATCATTGGCAGCTATACTATTACGCAGAAAGGGGCCCCGCTGGGCGCGTTCTATGGCTATGTTGTTCAGGGTATTTTCCAGACTGCCGACGAAATTGCCAGTGCCGCCACTCAGCCGGGGCAGCCAAAGCCAGGCGACATTCGTTTTAAAGACCTCAACGGCGACGGCAAAATCGACGCCAGCGACCGGACCATTATCGGCAATCCGAATCCGAAGTTCATTGCTGGTTTTACGAACAACTTCTCCTACAAAGGATTCGAACTGAGTTTATTCTTCCAGGGAAGTTTCGGCAACGACATCTATAACCAGAACCGGGTAACGATCGAGGGCATGTCGGACCCTCTCAATCAGACAACGGCAGTGCTGAACCGCTGGACGCCGACCAATACAAATACTAACATGCCCCGCGCCGTTCGGTATGACCCCAACCAGAACAACCGGTTCTCGACTCGTTTTGTGGAAGATGGCACCTACGTTCGTCTGAAAAACCTGACCGTTGCCTATAACCTGCCGGGCAAGTTCCTGCAAAAGGCTAAAATCAGCGGTATCCGGGTGTATGTGACGGGTCAGAACCTGCTCACCTTCACCAACTACAGCGGTTACGACCCCGAAGTAAGCGCCGATCCATTCTCGTCGGTCGGCTTTGGCCGAGACTATGGCGTATATCCACAGGCGCGCACCTACACGGCTGGTCTTAATGTCACATTTTAA
- a CDS encoding RagB/SusD family nutrient uptake outer membrane protein encodes MKRLIIFCIPFLFLASCNVLDKQPLPSITPENFFKTADDAEAALTAAYDALQQTGVYGQDLNVVGEMPSDNVTSSNGDVNAMERLIWTPLTSQMNNTFQHAYIGINRANAVLQYVPAIQMDTTRRNQILGEAHFLRALHYFNLVRMYGGVPLRLEPTESGDAGVVSLAKATADQVYAQVITDLQQAEALTAKGFGSQAANRIRIIKTAANALQARVYLTRRQWNEATIAANKVITSGLYQLSPSFNALFPPDNNAESIVEVQFAGNADGGFILPDLLLPSPPATYSFPKFNIPTAELIQYADTLNDLRWKFTGEITSAGRNHASFVMGTSSNANDSGPFVYKWRSNPNAFNSPDNYYVLRLADVMLMFAEASNEQNGPNQDALTQLNTIRTRAGLPALTLANLATKQAFRDEVDRQRRLELAFEGERWFDLLRYARHTQADAGATHKVTALDIIEQIRGNRDVNYLLFPIPQSEINNNALIQQNPGY; translated from the coding sequence ATGAAACGTCTTATCATATTTTGCATTCCTTTCCTGTTTTTGGCGAGTTGTAATGTGCTGGACAAACAACCGTTGCCAAGTATTACACCCGAAAACTTTTTTAAGACTGCCGACGATGCCGAAGCTGCACTAACAGCGGCCTACGATGCCCTGCAACAAACGGGCGTATACGGTCAGGACCTGAACGTAGTAGGCGAGATGCCATCCGACAACGTAACCAGTAGCAACGGCGACGTCAATGCAATGGAACGCCTGATCTGGACACCACTTACCAGTCAGATGAACAACACCTTTCAGCATGCCTATATTGGTATCAACCGGGCCAACGCTGTTTTGCAGTATGTTCCAGCTATCCAGATGGATACAACGCGCCGGAATCAGATTCTGGGCGAAGCACATTTTCTGCGGGCACTGCATTATTTCAACCTGGTGCGGATGTATGGTGGTGTACCGCTGCGACTCGAACCAACCGAATCGGGCGATGCGGGGGTGGTCTCGCTGGCAAAGGCAACAGCCGATCAGGTATATGCTCAGGTGATAACCGATCTGCAACAGGCGGAGGCTCTTACGGCAAAAGGTTTTGGCAGCCAGGCGGCTAACCGAATCCGTATCATCAAAACAGCAGCCAATGCCCTACAGGCACGAGTTTATCTGACCCGGCGCCAATGGAACGAAGCAACAATAGCGGCCAATAAAGTAATTACGAGTGGTTTGTACCAGCTATCGCCAAGTTTCAACGCGCTGTTTCCGCCCGACAATAATGCCGAATCGATTGTAGAAGTACAGTTTGCGGGTAATGCCGATGGGGGGTTCATTCTACCCGATTTGCTGCTGCCATCGCCCCCCGCTACCTATTCGTTTCCGAAATTCAATATTCCTACAGCCGAACTAATCCAGTATGCCGATACGCTGAACGACCTGCGCTGGAAATTTACGGGTGAAATAACGTCGGCAGGCCGCAACCATGCCAGCTTTGTGATGGGCACATCGAGCAATGCCAACGACAGTGGTCCGTTCGTTTATAAGTGGCGTAGCAATCCGAATGCCTTCAACAGCCCCGACAACTATTATGTATTGCGGCTGGCCGATGTGATGCTGATGTTTGCCGAAGCCTCGAACGAACAGAATGGCCCAAATCAGGATGCGCTTACGCAACTGAACACCATTCGTACACGGGCGGGTTTACCAGCTCTCACGCTGGCCAATCTGGCCACCAAACAAGCCTTCCGCGATGAGGTAGACCGCCAGCGTCGGCTGGAGCTGGCTTTTGAAGGAGAGCGCTGGTTCGACCTGCTTCGGTATGCCCGCCATACACAGGCCGATGCGGGAGCTACCCATAAGGTTACGGCGCTGGACATTATTGAGCAGATTCGCGGCAATCGGGATGTGAATTACCTGCTCTTCCCGATCCCACAAAGCGAAATCAACAACAATGCATTGATTCAGCAGAATCCGGGGTATTAA
- a CDS encoding glycoside hydrolase family 30 beta sandwich domain-containing protein, with translation MHMTLKQNTLAFSLLALVSLGSGCQRNTLSQHSSGGVEFWLTNPDRSSLFAKQPGTLTFSDATNQNPTIDVDESKTFQSIDGFGYTLTGGSAMLIHRMDAKARAALLTELFSTQGNSIGVSYLRISIGASDLDDHVFSYDDLPDGQTDEKLEKFSLAPDREHLIPVLKEILAINPNLKILGSPWSPPTWMKTNNNSKGGSLKPDFYDVYAQYFIKYIQGMQAEGIRIDAITIQNEPLHPGNNPSMLMLANDQAKFIKTSLGPAFQKAKIDTKIFLYDHNADRPDYPISILNDPEARKYVDGSAFHLYAGPITALSEVHNAYPDKNIYFTEQWIGAPGNLKGDLAWHVKTLIIGGTRNWSRTVLEWNLAADPNQQPHTPGGCTECLGAITIDGNTITRNPAYYNIALAAKFVRPGSVRIQSNTFETLPNVAFKTPDGRKVVVVLNTQASNQAFNIRYRGKLMSTSLPAGSVGTYFW, from the coding sequence ATGCATATGACACTAAAACAAAACACGCTGGCCTTTTCGTTGCTGGCGCTGGTTTCACTGGGAAGTGGTTGCCAGCGAAATACCCTCAGCCAGCATTCATCAGGCGGTGTAGAATTCTGGCTTACCAACCCCGACCGGTCGTCGTTGTTTGCCAAACAACCAGGAACGCTCACGTTTAGTGATGCCACCAATCAAAACCCCACCATCGATGTCGATGAATCGAAGACGTTTCAGTCGATTGATGGATTTGGGTATACCCTGACCGGAGGAAGTGCCATGCTGATTCATCGCATGGATGCGAAAGCACGGGCGGCCCTGCTGACTGAACTCTTCTCGACCCAGGGCAACAGCATTGGCGTTAGCTACCTGCGCATCAGCATCGGCGCATCGGACCTCGATGACCACGTTTTTTCGTACGACGATCTGCCCGATGGCCAGACCGACGAGAAACTCGAAAAATTTTCGCTGGCTCCCGACCGCGAACATCTGATTCCGGTACTGAAGGAAATTCTGGCGATCAACCCGAACCTTAAAATTCTGGGCTCACCCTGGTCGCCACCCACCTGGATGAAGACCAACAACAACTCGAAAGGAGGAAGCCTGAAACCGGACTTTTATGACGTCTATGCCCAGTATTTCATCAAATACATTCAGGGTATGCAAGCTGAAGGTATCCGAATAGACGCCATCACGATTCAGAATGAACCACTGCATCCGGGCAATAACCCCAGTATGCTGATGCTGGCGAACGATCAGGCCAAATTTATTAAGACAAGTCTGGGCCCTGCTTTCCAGAAAGCGAAGATAGATACCAAGATTTTTCTGTACGATCACAATGCCGATCGACCCGACTATCCGATTTCGATTCTGAACGACCCCGAGGCTAGAAAGTATGTCGACGGATCGGCTTTCCATCTCTACGCAGGGCCTATTACGGCACTATCGGAAGTACACAATGCGTATCCTGACAAGAACATATACTTTACCGAGCAGTGGATTGGTGCGCCCGGCAATCTGAAAGGTGATCTGGCGTGGCATGTTAAAACACTGATCATTGGCGGCACCCGCAACTGGAGCCGAACCGTGCTGGAATGGAACCTCGCGGCCGACCCGAACCAGCAACCACACACGCCCGGTGGCTGCACCGAATGCCTGGGTGCCATTACGATCGATGGCAATACCATCACCCGCAATCCGGCCTATTACAATATTGCCCTGGCCGCCAAATTCGTCCGTCCGGGTTCGGTACGGATTCAGTCGAATACGTTTGAAACCCTGCCCAACGTTGCGTTTAAAACACCCGATGGCCGCAAAGTTGTTGTGGTGCTTAACACCCAGGCGTCAAACCAGGCGTTTAACATTCGTTACCGGGGGAAACTGATGAGTACGTCACTACCGGCCGGGTCTGTTGGAACCTATTTCTGGTAA
- a CDS encoding retropepsin-like aspartic protease has protein sequence MNSSRLSIFTVLLLIINLLVVDRLATSQPIRQQNPITIQDGLIYVQVRVNGHGPYNFILNSGVSGIGRIDQRIARELGLKVVGYQENREANQVKREFLVTIDKLSVGQLTHTDLKLAVINHNEIPRELPIDGMIGRDFFTRYLITMDGPARQLIVSADTLSVRAKGVSRYSSPFLILGKLGPKDLLFNLEMGSSLPLLFPKASLMGIHYTDTTNQRVVTLANTTFVLQEAILHDELILGGIRLKDQTIYYSDKAHQINVGVDFLKEHIVSFDQRKKLIRIE, from the coding sequence ATGAATTCCAGCCGACTATCCATCTTCACTGTGCTATTGTTGATAATAAATCTGTTGGTCGTCGATCGGCTGGCTACCAGTCAACCCATTCGGCAACAAAACCCGATTACTATCCAGGACGGTTTGATTTATGTACAGGTTCGGGTCAATGGACATGGGCCGTATAATTTTATTCTCAATTCAGGTGTATCTGGCATAGGGCGCATCGACCAGCGTATTGCCCGAGAACTTGGGCTAAAGGTGGTGGGCTACCAGGAAAACCGGGAAGCCAATCAGGTAAAGCGCGAATTTCTGGTTACTATCGACAAGCTAAGTGTAGGCCAGCTTACTCATACGGATCTGAAACTGGCCGTTATCAATCATAACGAAATTCCCAGAGAACTCCCTATTGACGGTATGATCGGCCGGGATTTTTTTACGCGCTACCTGATCACAATGGATGGGCCTGCCCGTCAGTTAATCGTATCGGCCGATACGCTGTCTGTGCGGGCAAAAGGTGTTAGCCGCTATAGTAGCCCTTTCCTGATTTTGGGCAAACTCGGCCCCAAAGATCTCCTGTTCAATCTGGAGATGGGTTCCAGCCTTCCGCTCCTGTTCCCAAAAGCGTCGCTCATGGGTATTCATTATACGGATACCACCAACCAACGGGTTGTTACCCTGGCCAACACAACGTTTGTACTACAGGAAGCTATTCTGCATGATGAACTGATACTGGGCGGAATCAGACTAAAAGATCAGACAATATACTACTCCGACAAAGCCCACCAGATCAACGTGGGCGTCGATTTTCTGAAAGAACATATCGTCTCGTTCGATCAACGAAAGAAACTGATTCGGATTGAATAA
- a CDS encoding alpha/beta hydrolase, with translation MRLFVCLIASMWALSVVAQSTLPVPSPAKPVYGRNARVGNYANIRGFRMYYETYGTGKPLLLIHGNGGSMNDFKNQIPFFARNYQVIAVDSRAQGNSTDTSDSLTYEMMADDFNALLNKLHLDSCYVIGWSDGGINGLLLAMRHPEKVKKLAVTGANLWPDTTAIDPSLFQWIVSMNDSLARVQQTPAVKAQKKLLNLMILHPHIETANLKKVHCPTLVIGGDHDVILPTHTLAIAEAIPQSYLWILPHSGHSTLIAYKDLFNQIVSDFFKTPYRSIKGMAKLN, from the coding sequence ATGAGGCTATTCGTTTGCCTGATCGCATCGATGTGGGCACTTTCTGTCGTTGCCCAATCGACATTGCCTGTACCTTCCCCGGCGAAACCCGTCTATGGCAGAAATGCCCGTGTGGGTAACTATGCCAACATTCGTGGTTTCAGGATGTATTATGAAACATATGGAACCGGTAAACCGCTCCTGCTGATTCATGGTAACGGTGGGTCTATGAACGACTTCAAAAATCAGATCCCGTTTTTTGCCAGAAACTATCAGGTGATTGCGGTCGATAGTCGTGCGCAGGGCAACTCAACCGATACCAGCGATTCGCTGACCTACGAAATGATGGCCGACGATTTCAATGCGCTGCTCAACAAACTCCATCTGGATTCATGCTACGTGATTGGCTGGAGCGATGGTGGCATCAATGGGCTGCTGCTGGCAATGCGCCATCCCGAAAAAGTAAAGAAATTGGCCGTTACGGGGGCAAACTTATGGCCCGATACTACGGCTATAGACCCTTCTCTTTTTCAGTGGATTGTGTCTATGAACGACAGTTTGGCCAGAGTGCAGCAAACACCGGCTGTAAAAGCGCAGAAAAAGCTGCTGAATCTTATGATTCTCCACCCACATATCGAAACCGCCAATTTGAAAAAAGTTCACTGCCCAACTCTGGTCATTGGTGGCGATCATGACGTAATTCTGCCAACGCACACACTGGCAATTGCCGAAGCTATTCCGCAGTCGTATTTATGGATTTTGCCTCATTCCGGCCATTCAACCCTGATCGCGTACAAGGATCTGTTTAATCAGATCGTCAGCGATTTTTTCAAAACACCCTACCGATCCATCAAAGGTATGGCAAAACTCAACTGA
- a CDS encoding glycoside hydrolase family 32 protein — protein MCATVGALGQSAAASGSEAHRPQFHFSPKAHWMNDPNGMVYYNGTYHLFFQYYPDGTTWGPMHWGHATSKDMVHWHEQPIALYPDSLGYIFSGSAVVDVNNTTGFGKNGQTPLVAIFTHHNPALEKQKSDKFQYQSLAYSLDEGKTWTKYKGNPVVQNPGITDFRDPKVRWFEPQKKWVMTLATKDRVTFFSSPDLKNWSKESEFGKESGAHGGVWECPDLFPLDYHGKKAWVLLVSINPGGPNGGSATQYFVGDFDGHHFKPYSTQAKWMDYGTDNYAGVTFSNTGNRTILMGWMSNWQYASVVPTASWRSAMTVPRMLQLKAVGKELFLASTPVTELNKLDVPAFSLKNLTVHNQFDLTAKAKNETGLFRLDLSAPNTADFALVLANDKGEELTIGYNKQANEYYIDRTQSGKTDFEKGFGKRHTAPRLATDSNLTLTLVADVASVELFADNGLTVMTDIFFPDAVMTRLHLKSATGITINKITYSKLTPSVSIN, from the coding sequence ATGTGTGCTACTGTTGGCGCATTGGGGCAGTCAGCCGCAGCTTCTGGTTCAGAAGCGCACCGGCCGCAGTTTCATTTTTCGCCCAAAGCACACTGGATGAACGATCCGAATGGCATGGTCTACTACAACGGGACATACCATTTGTTTTTTCAATATTATCCCGACGGTACAACCTGGGGGCCTATGCACTGGGGCCATGCCACCAGCAAGGACATGGTGCATTGGCACGAACAGCCCATTGCGCTTTACCCCGATAGCCTTGGTTATATTTTTTCGGGGAGTGCTGTCGTCGATGTGAACAACACCACGGGTTTTGGTAAAAATGGTCAGACACCTTTGGTTGCCATTTTTACGCACCATAATCCGGCTCTGGAGAAGCAGAAATCCGATAAATTTCAGTACCAGAGCCTTGCTTATAGTCTCGACGAAGGCAAAACCTGGACCAAATACAAGGGCAATCCAGTCGTACAGAACCCCGGTATTACCGACTTCCGCGATCCGAAAGTTCGGTGGTTCGAGCCGCAGAAAAAATGGGTAATGACACTGGCTACTAAAGATCGGGTTACTTTTTTTTCGTCGCCCGATCTCAAAAACTGGTCGAAAGAAAGCGAATTCGGGAAGGAGTCAGGAGCGCATGGCGGGGTTTGGGAGTGTCCTGATCTGTTTCCGCTTGACTACCATGGAAAAAAAGCCTGGGTATTGCTCGTTAGCATCAACCCTGGAGGCCCTAACGGTGGATCGGCCACGCAATATTTTGTGGGAGATTTCGATGGACACCACTTTAAACCCTATTCAACCCAGGCCAAATGGATGGATTACGGTACCGATAATTATGCCGGTGTTACGTTTTCAAACACGGGTAACCGAACAATTCTGATGGGTTGGATGAGTAACTGGCAGTATGCGAGTGTGGTGCCAACAGCCTCCTGGCGCAGCGCCATGACCGTTCCCCGAATGCTTCAGTTAAAAGCGGTAGGTAAAGAGTTGTTTCTTGCATCGACACCGGTTACCGAGCTGAACAAGCTGGATGTTCCCGCGTTTTCGCTGAAAAACCTGACCGTGCATAATCAGTTTGACCTGACGGCTAAAGCTAAAAACGAAACAGGGTTATTTCGACTAGACCTGTCGGCCCCGAATACGGCCGATTTCGCTCTTGTGCTGGCCAATGACAAAGGTGAAGAGCTAACCATCGGCTATAACAAACAAGCGAACGAATACTATATCGACCGAACGCAATCGGGCAAAACAGATTTTGAAAAAGGCTTCGGAAAACGACATACAGCGCCAAGGTTAGCGACCGATAGCAACCTGACACTCACATTGGTGGCCGACGTGGCCTCTGTTGAGTTGTTTGCCGACAACGGCCTTACGGTTATGACCGACATCTTTTTTCCAGATGCAGTCATGACCAGGCTGCACCTGAAATCAGCAACAGGAATTACCATCAATAAAATAACCTACTCCAAACTGACTCCGTCTGTCTCTATAAATTGA
- a CDS encoding carbohydrate kinase, whose product MIPTITCFGEILWDVLPTSKQPGGAPMNVAADLRNFGVNAQMISRVGNDELGQEMLKFLAQKHIPLYLVQIGETHLTGVAKANISDCNEVTYKIVQPVAWDYVQLVPGLLQTVQQSDLFVYGSLAARSPQTRETLNALLAVAPRKVFDVNLRAPHYDRETVEELLFQAHIAKLNEFELIELSGWYGEENDLHGAMHQLRDRYQLETLCVTLGEAGAVLLDDTGLYSQVGFPVKVADTIGSGDAFLAAFLYKKLRGESPKKVLEFACATGAYVATKQGATPNFSENTIQAFIEQAAQVA is encoded by the coding sequence ATGATACCAACAATCACTTGTTTCGGCGAAATTCTGTGGGATGTACTTCCTACCAGTAAACAACCCGGCGGTGCACCTATGAATGTGGCTGCCGATCTGCGCAATTTTGGCGTGAATGCTCAGATGATCAGCCGCGTTGGCAATGACGAACTTGGGCAGGAAATGCTGAAATTTCTGGCCCAGAAACATATTCCGCTCTATCTGGTGCAGATCGGTGAAACTCATCTGACTGGTGTGGCCAAAGCAAATATTTCGGATTGTAATGAGGTTACCTATAAAATCGTGCAGCCTGTAGCCTGGGATTATGTTCAGCTTGTGCCGGGCCTGCTTCAGACGGTGCAGCAGAGCGATCTGTTTGTGTATGGGAGCCTGGCCGCCCGTAGCCCACAAACGCGCGAAACGCTAAATGCACTGCTGGCTGTTGCACCCCGGAAAGTTTTTGATGTAAACCTTAGGGCTCCTCACTACGATCGCGAAACGGTAGAAGAACTCCTGTTTCAGGCTCACATTGCCAAACTCAATGAGTTCGAACTGATCGAGTTGTCGGGATGGTATGGCGAAGAGAATGACCTGCATGGTGCCATGCACCAATTGCGCGACCGCTATCAACTCGAAACCTTATGCGTAACCCTGGGCGAAGCGGGAGCCGTGTTGTTAGATGATACAGGGCTATACAGTCAGGTAGGTTTTCCGGTTAAAGTGGCCGATACGATCGGAAGCGGTGATGCGTTTCTGGCGGCTTTCCTGTATAAAAAGCTTCGGGGCGAATCGCCGAAAAAAGTCCTTGAATTTGCCTGTGCAACCGGCGCTTATGTGGCAACAAAACAGGGCGCAACTCCCAACTTTTCGGAAAACACGATTCAGGCATTTATTGAGCAGGCTGCTCAGGTAGCCTAG